CCTGCTAACTCGATTCTGGTCTCAACAAGGGCTACAATAGGAAGAATTGCAATAAATGCTTTAGAGTGTGCCACAAATCAAGGATTCAAGAATATCATAATCCATGATATTCAAAAGGTAAATACCTATTTTGTAGCTCTCATGTTGACCAGGATAATTGATAAAATGAATGCAATGGCTACTGGTGGAACTTTTAAAGAACTTTCAACTTCAAACTTTAAAACACTTCAAATCCCCCTTCCCCCCTTATCCATCCAGGAAGAGATTGTAGCCGAGATTGAGGGCTACCAAAAGATTATTGATGGCGCCAAAGCCGTGGTGGCCAACTACAAACCCAAAATTGACATTGACCCGGAGTGGGAGATGGTGGAGCTGGGGAATTTGGCAAAAAATTTAGATGGAAAAAGAGTCCCTATTACAAAATCGGATAGACTGAAAGGAAAATATCCCTATTATGGAGCGTCTGGAATTGTTGATTACGTCGACAATTACATTTTTGATGATGACTTGCTTTTAATCTCTGAAGATGGGGCGAATCTCCTGGCACGTGTAACCCCGATTGCATTTTCTGTTTCAGGTAAAATTTGGGTTAATAATCATGCTCATGTTTTAAAGTTTGCACGATATGAAACTCAAAGATTCATTGAGATTTATCTAAATTCTATATCATTGGAGCTCTTTATTACAGGTTCTGCTCAACCTAAGTTAAATCAGAAAGCACTTAATTCAATACCTATTCCACTCCCTCCCCTTGAAAGACAACACCACATCGTTGCTCAAATCGAAAAAGAGCAGGAGCTGGTGAATGCCAACAAGCAACTGATCGAAATCTTTGAGCAGAAGATCAAGGACAGGATAGCCAAAGTGTGGGGCAAGCCGCAAAAGAAAGCAGAAACCGCCACAGAAATTTCGCTGGCCGCTGAACCCCGCTCCGGGTATGTTACAAAGAACCGCTAAGGCAAGCCTACCCGAACATATCCTCCAACGAAAAAGCGATATGAGTAATCTGATAGCCCGGTAGTTTTTCGGTGATTTCGGTTGAACGAAGCCTTAGTTTTTCGAGATTTATTTTTTTTCGGTTACGCTTTACTTCGGCAATGAGGGCTGTTTTTTCGTAGTCGTTAACAGCAACCAGGTCAATTTCGTTTTGATTTCGTTTGCTCCAGTAGCGGCCGACCTGTGAGAAGTTTCCGGTAAGGGCAAGTTTTTCTCTGAAATATTTTTCGAGAAACAAACCGCTATACGTTTCATAATCGCGCTGTACGAGATTCTTCACATAGCCATAATTGCCAATCTCGAGAGCATTGAGGTATTTATGCACAAATCGGAACCAGAAATTCAGGAAGTTGTCGCTGATCAGATATTTTACATTTCTTGAGCCGGGTTTGGAGAGCACAGGGCGGATGCTGCTGATAATCTGGTATTCGTGCTCAAGTTTATCTAAAAATCCACCCACATTTTTTTCGAGCACCGATTCAATTTCACTGCGTGAAGTCCTGGAGGATGCAATCAGTGACAATATGGAAAAATAGGTGGCGTATTCTTTCCCGAACTCTTCAATCAGCAGATTTTTACCCTCTTCAATCAGCAACGAGTTGTCGCGAAATATCTCATCAAGCATCAGGTCAAGTGTAAAACATTGTTTATCAGCAAAAAGTTCCACATACTTTGCCACACCACCGGTCAGAACATAAAATGCAAGCATATCGTCGGCGCTGAAGCCATTGGGGTTGTAATCCTGCATAATTTCCCCCAAT
The nucleotide sequence above comes from Bacteroidales bacterium. Encoded proteins:
- a CDS encoding ATP-binding protein, with product MKFYDRDPELKLFEETRKMAEQSSRMTVIIGRRRIGKTTLIKEAFKDQKMLYFFITRKSEALLCEEFVDELVMKTNRSVPGEFKSFSKLFEQLLQISETEHFTLVLDEFQEFNNINKSVFSEMQNLWDQYKNRTKMNLVMSGSIFTLMKKIFENAKEPLFGRTNERIYLKPFSINTLGEIMQDYNPNGFSADDMLAFYVLTGGVAKYVELFADKQCFTLDLMLDEIFRDNSLLIEEGKNLLIEEFGKEYATYFSILSLIASSRTSRSEIESVLEKNVGGFLDKLEHEYQIISSIRPVLSKPGSRNVKYLISDNFLNFWFRFVHKYLNALEIGNYGYVKNLVQRDYETYSGLFLEKYFREKLALTGNFSQVGRYWSKRNQNEIDLVAVNDYEKTALIAEVKRNRKKINLEKLRLRSTEITEKLPGYQITHIAFSLEDMFG